From Candidatus Limnocylindrales bacterium, the proteins below share one genomic window:
- a CDS encoding DUF4236 domain-containing protein, translated as MGFRFQRRIKLFPGVRLNFSAGGISTTVGIRGAGVTFGKRGVHMNVGIPGTGLSYRTQIGTPPARRTSPTRPYEPSGSARSVEPPTGGEIRSAEVSALTTRGLGELKSLVNEAAIRRAELTREAAQRNYDVKVARRRLRCARWFIVRIFTQSSIPRHIETLEISEALLEEVEGQLEGCSVEIDFAFDEPTLAAYRTLIHAFDALASCQRIWDITASVGTDRVADRTIASHSLARILVSLRKARSEILDTQYDALVFANSNGSDIYIYPGFVLIPGTNGDFALIELSEFTAESRTSRFIEEEQVPRDTEVVGYTWKKANKDGSRDKRFAGNYQIPIARYGEIHLTTSTGLHEVFQFSNHAVAAAFHEQLNTYKQALAKLAERSNDRSGVPLLSVDDNLTGAPEPPVAEPTTSTVEGRDVHPPRLILDWIALALGIAAIVFAGTRARHWNAPSSVAKTVPALASFAKTSATTSDLPRSPDPAAADKAASPPKALPPLPSSSSAESKLEKVYVQRPVVNIRTEPTTESRIVGTLKQGRKVTVFERRGTWAKIGDSSPLGWVHRSLVGASAPK; from the coding sequence ATGGGATTTCGTTTTCAACGTCGCATCAAGCTTTTTCCTGGTGTCCGGCTGAACTTCAGCGCAGGCGGAATCAGTACAACTGTTGGCATTCGCGGTGCCGGCGTCACCTTCGGCAAACGTGGCGTTCATATGAACGTTGGTATCCCGGGCACGGGACTCTCTTACCGGACGCAGATCGGGACACCGCCGGCTCGCCGCACCTCGCCAACGAGGCCTTATGAGCCAAGCGGATCCGCGCGGAGCGTCGAGCCGCCTACCGGTGGCGAAATTCGAAGCGCAGAAGTCAGTGCTTTGACGACCCGCGGACTTGGTGAACTTAAAAGTCTGGTGAATGAAGCCGCAATCCGTCGCGCTGAGTTGACGCGAGAAGCGGCCCAAAGGAACTACGACGTCAAGGTCGCGCGGCGACGCTTACGATGTGCACGCTGGTTCATCGTGCGTATCTTCACCCAGAGTTCAATTCCACGACATATAGAGACGTTAGAGATTTCTGAAGCTTTGCTAGAAGAAGTGGAGGGTCAACTTGAAGGATGTTCGGTAGAGATTGACTTCGCGTTTGACGAACCGACGCTGGCCGCCTACCGAACTCTCATTCATGCATTTGACGCGTTGGCTTCGTGTCAGCGCATTTGGGACATCACAGCGTCGGTGGGGACTGACCGTGTCGCCGACCGCACCATTGCTTCGCACAGTCTTGCGCGGATTCTCGTATCGTTGCGGAAGGCGCGATCGGAGATTCTTGATACGCAGTACGACGCACTCGTGTTCGCAAATTCGAATGGCAGCGACATCTACATTTACCCGGGCTTTGTCCTGATTCCGGGCACGAACGGTGATTTCGCACTGATCGAACTTAGCGAATTCACGGCCGAGTCTCGAACGTCACGCTTCATCGAGGAAGAGCAGGTACCAAGAGACACTGAAGTCGTTGGCTACACGTGGAAGAAAGCGAACAAAGACGGATCTCGAGACAAACGCTTTGCAGGCAACTACCAAATCCCAATCGCTAGATACGGCGAGATCCACTTGACTACCTCCACCGGCCTTCACGAGGTTTTCCAGTTTAGCAATCATGCCGTCGCGGCGGCCTTCCATGAGCAACTCAACACGTACAAGCAAGCGCTCGCGAAACTGGCCGAGCGAAGCAATGATCGTTCTGGGGTTCCGCTGCTATCGGTTGACGATAACCTAACAGGTGCGCCCGAGCCGCCCGTTGCAGAGCCAACAACATCGACGGTGGAGGGGCGGGACGTCCACCCGCCGCGGCTTATCCTTGACTGGATCGCGCTCGCGCTTGGCATCGCGGCGATAGTCTTTGCGGGTACGCGTGCCCGACACTGGAATGCGCCTTCGAGCGTAGCTAAGACAGTCCCGGCTCTGGCCTCGTTCGCCAAAACTAGTGCAACAACTTCTGACCTGCCGCGGTCTCCAGATCCAGCAGCAGCGGACAAAGCTGCATCACCGCCTAAAGCTCTTCCTCCTTTGCCTTCTTCATCCAGCGCGGAGTCGAAACTAGAGAAGGTCTACGTCCAGCGTCCTGTCGTGAATATACGCACTGAACCTACGACCGAGTCGCGGATTGTCGGGACGCTGAAACAGGGTCGCAAGGTGACGGTCTTTGAGCGTCGCGGGACATGGGCGAAAATTGGTGATTCCAGCCCGCTGGGCTGGGTCCATCGAAGCCTGGTGGGCGCTTCGGCGCCAAAGTAA
- a CDS encoding TlpA disulfide reductase family protein, which yields MLALILPAASYGDSARQQARLRLTDLDGRVASLQRHRGKVVLVNFWATWCEACGAELPVLVDLAARYKERGLVVLAASADDVKAKDAVAKVAKSAKDLQIWVGADGDDMQEFGFAAALPASALVDRNGRIAERFAGGITKGQLDTAIEMLLQENIGGADAPIAIEAGTVSVAPGA from the coding sequence ATGCTCGCGCTGATCCTGCCGGCCGCGAGCTATGGCGATTCGGCGCGGCAGCAGGCGCGCCTCCGACTGACCGATCTCGACGGACGCGTGGCCAGCCTGCAGCGTCATCGCGGCAAGGTCGTCCTCGTCAACTTCTGGGCGACCTGGTGCGAAGCGTGCGGCGCCGAGCTGCCCGTGCTCGTCGATCTGGCCGCCCGCTACAAGGAACGCGGTCTGGTCGTCTTGGCCGCGTCGGCCGATGACGTCAAAGCCAAGGACGCGGTGGCCAAGGTCGCCAAGTCGGCCAAGGACCTCCAGATCTGGGTCGGCGCCGACGGCGACGACATGCAGGAGTTCGGCTTCGCCGCCGCGCTGCCCGCCAGCGCGCTCGTCGACCGCAACGGCCGCATCGCCGAACGCTTCGCCGGCGGCATCACCAAGGGCCAGCTCGACACGGCCATCGAGATGCTCCTGCAGGAAAACATCGGCGGCGCCGACGCCCCGATCGCCATCGAAGCCGGCACCGTCTCCGTCGCACCCGGCGCGTAA
- a CDS encoding sulfatase, translated as MNTARRAAIAGLAFGAAATIVDLGIGTYNFLQVGLPSFPFTMALAVTLEVSLGVALGLLATPVLALTGRPFLHLLAVTAGWLIVAWWAAVDRAIIPMWATPAVAALLLVLLSRLLTRRAPRLPAAIAAALLITLVAGPPIYQSFTDQKHTSSGPPPQGGGKAQVPDAPDIVVIVMDTVRAASMSAYGYDKPTTPTFDELAKDGALFLDATSPSTWSLPSHASLFTGVYPSVHGADSDHRYLDDTYPTLAQILADIGYDTLAFTANPWISDHLGLTRGFAWSDESWRRASSGRAFFFIFRLLDRLGFGADDKGGALVASNFEQWSAARPRDAAPAFVFLNFLEAHFPHHQLPKEFLSRFTQRSSAELHEHSTALFATQFGAPLPPAQVAATIEPAREMYDAGVLYTDHLLSRVVEAIRKRGMLDSTLLVVLSDHGELLGEHGEFGHGLTLYEPGIRVPLLLRYPRKIQGARVELPVSTAGVHATVLDVVGIPPRSKLSVGSLLPAVEGRVAGTPVICERAAMPDGGGGRTDPLAQGDARMRVYRAGTHKLVQTSSGHAAVFDLSSDPGEQRDLASSQPNKVTEMTAELDTWRAALGIPALDAAGHAGKPVPQDLDPAAKERLRALGYVE; from the coding sequence ATGAACACCGCACGCCGCGCTGCCATTGCGGGGCTGGCCTTCGGAGCCGCCGCCACCATCGTCGATCTCGGCATCGGCACCTACAACTTTCTGCAGGTCGGTCTGCCGTCGTTCCCCTTCACGATGGCGCTGGCGGTGACGCTCGAGGTCTCGCTCGGCGTCGCCCTCGGTCTCCTGGCGACGCCCGTGCTGGCGCTGACTGGCCGTCCGTTCCTGCATCTTCTCGCCGTCACTGCCGGATGGCTGATCGTTGCATGGTGGGCCGCCGTCGACCGCGCCATCATTCCGATGTGGGCCACGCCCGCCGTCGCCGCGCTGCTGCTGGTGCTGCTCTCACGTCTGCTGACGCGCCGCGCGCCTCGACTGCCGGCCGCGATTGCCGCAGCTCTTCTGATCACGCTCGTGGCCGGTCCGCCGATCTACCAGAGCTTCACCGACCAGAAGCACACGAGCAGCGGCCCTCCGCCACAGGGCGGCGGCAAGGCTCAAGTCCCTGATGCGCCCGACATCGTCGTGATCGTCATGGACACGGTGCGCGCGGCGAGCATGTCCGCGTACGGCTACGACAAGCCCACCACGCCCACCTTCGACGAGCTGGCCAAGGACGGCGCGCTCTTTCTGGATGCGACCTCGCCGTCGACCTGGTCGCTGCCCTCGCATGCCTCGCTGTTCACCGGTGTGTATCCCTCCGTGCACGGCGCCGATTCCGATCATCGCTACCTCGACGACACCTACCCGACGCTGGCGCAGATCCTGGCCGATATCGGCTACGACACGCTCGCCTTCACGGCCAACCCTTGGATCAGCGATCACCTGGGGCTGACGCGCGGCTTTGCCTGGTCGGACGAATCATGGCGGCGCGCTTCCAGCGGCCGCGCGTTCTTCTTCATCTTCCGCCTGCTCGACCGCCTCGGCTTCGGCGCCGACGACAAAGGCGGGGCGCTGGTCGCTTCCAATTTCGAGCAGTGGTCGGCGGCGCGTCCGCGCGATGCGGCGCCCGCTTTCGTCTTCCTGAATTTCCTGGAGGCGCACTTCCCGCATCACCAGCTTCCAAAGGAGTTCCTGAGCCGCTTCACCCAGCGCTCCAGCGCCGAGCTGCACGAGCACAGCACTGCGTTGTTCGCCACGCAGTTCGGCGCGCCGCTGCCGCCCGCGCAGGTCGCGGCGACCATCGAGCCGGCGCGGGAGATGTACGACGCCGGCGTGTTGTACACCGATCATCTGCTCTCACGTGTGGTCGAGGCGATCCGCAAGCGCGGGATGCTCGACTCCACGCTTCTGGTCGTTCTGTCCGACCATGGCGAGCTGCTCGGCGAGCACGGCGAATTCGGCCACGGCCTGACGCTCTATGAGCCCGGCATCCGCGTGCCGCTGCTGCTTCGCTATCCGCGCAAGATCCAGGGCGCGCGCGTGGAGTTGCCCGTATCGACCGCCGGCGTGCACGCCACGGTGCTCGACGTCGTCGGCATTCCGCCGCGCTCCAAGCTGAGCGTGGGCTCGCTGCTGCCGGCAGTCGAAGGGCGCGTGGCAGGAACACCGGTGATCTGCGAGCGCGCGGCAATGCCCGACGGCGGCGGAGGCAGAACCGATCCGCTGGCGCAGGGCGATGCGAGGATGCGCGTCTACCGCGCCGGCACGCACAAGCTCGTTCAGACCTCGAGCGGCCACGCCGCCGTCTTCGATCTTTCGAGCGACCCGGGAGAGCAGCGGGATCTCGCGTCCAGCCAGCCAAACAAGGTCACGGAGATGACGGCCGAACTGGATACCTGGCGAGCGGCGCTCGGCATCCCCGCGCTCGATGCAGCAGGGCATGCAGGCAAGCCGGTGCCGCAGGACCTGGATCCGGCAGCGAAGGAGCGGCTGCGTGCGCTGGGTTATGTGGAGTGA
- a CDS encoding MATE family efflux transporter, with protein sequence MNQLTPERRRRIFALAIPIIGAMASQNILNLVDTAMVGHLGDEALAGVGISGFLYFMAVSFVMGMSAGVQAMCARWRGAGRDDEIAVPLNGGLLMSAAICLPASLLLAAMVPAILRAIAPEARVAELGTSYLSLRILGMTAVGMNFAFRGYWNAIDMSRLYMGTLLFMHAVNIFLNWVLIFGNLGAPALGVAGAGMSNLISVYLGSACYFALAWKHGRGAGFLGRMPSREVMRAMLATSLPAGLQQLLFASGMVGLFWILSLLGTAEVAAGNVLINVMLVTILPSIGFGLAAATLVGQALGAREREEAEAWAWRVGKVAMGVVAVIALPAIIAPELVLSPFLKDPQTLSLAAGPLRVAALSAPVESLGAVLMNAHLGAGSSRRVLMISVLTQWGLFLPAAYVLGPVLGYGILAIWVAQIAYRLVSITIFAWSWRQGSWADVEL encoded by the coding sequence TTGAACCAACTGACGCCGGAGCGCCGCCGCCGCATCTTCGCCCTGGCCATCCCCATCATCGGCGCGATGGCGTCGCAGAACATCCTGAACCTGGTCGATACGGCCATGGTCGGCCACCTCGGCGACGAGGCCCTGGCCGGAGTCGGCATCAGCGGCTTCCTCTACTTCATGGCCGTCTCCTTCGTCATGGGAATGTCGGCCGGCGTGCAGGCGATGTGCGCGCGCTGGCGCGGCGCAGGGCGCGACGACGAGATCGCGGTCCCGCTCAACGGCGGGCTGCTGATGTCGGCGGCGATCTGCCTGCCCGCCTCGCTTCTGCTGGCCGCGATGGTGCCGGCGATTCTGCGTGCGATCGCTCCCGAGGCACGCGTGGCCGAGCTCGGCACGTCGTACCTGAGCCTGCGCATCCTCGGGATGACGGCCGTAGGAATGAACTTCGCGTTTCGGGGCTACTGGAACGCCATCGACATGTCGCGGCTGTACATGGGCACGCTGCTGTTCATGCACGCGGTCAACATCTTCCTGAACTGGGTCTTGATCTTCGGAAATCTCGGGGCGCCTGCGCTCGGTGTGGCGGGAGCAGGCATGAGCAACCTCATCTCGGTCTATCTCGGCTCGGCCTGCTATTTCGCGCTGGCGTGGAAGCACGGGCGCGGCGCCGGGTTCCTCGGCAGGATGCCGTCGCGCGAGGTGATGCGGGCGATGCTCGCGACGTCGCTGCCGGCGGGATTGCAGCAGCTCCTCTTCGCGTCGGGAATGGTCGGGCTGTTCTGGATCCTGTCGCTGCTCGGGACTGCCGAAGTCGCCGCGGGCAACGTGCTCATCAACGTCATGCTCGTGACGATCCTGCCGTCGATCGGCTTCGGTCTTGCCGCAGCCACGCTGGTCGGACAGGCGCTCGGCGCGCGCGAGCGAGAGGAAGCCGAGGCATGGGCGTGGCGCGTGGGAAAGGTCGCGATGGGCGTGGTCGCCGTCATTGCGCTGCCGGCGATCATCGCGCCCGAGCTCGTGCTGTCGCCGTTCCTCAAGGATCCGCAGACGCTTTCGCTGGCCGCCGGACCGCTGCGCGTGGCGGCGCTGTCGGCGCCGGTCGAATCGCTCGGCGCCGTTCTCATGAACGCGCATCTCGGCGCCGGCAGCTCACGGCGCGTCCTGATGATCTCCGTGCTGACGCAGTGGGGCCTGTTCCTGCCCGCCGCCTATGTTCTCGGGCCGGTGCTCGGCTACGGAATTCTGGCGATCTGGGTCGCACAGATCGCGTACCGGTTGGTCAGCATCACCATCTTCGCGTGGAGCTGGCGGCAGGGGAGCTGGGCAGACGTCGAGTTGTAG
- a CDS encoding ion transporter: protein MIRRTASRMGANDAQTRSANRQIFMLLLCLYALATLTAQTVFHLDSTTRVVLDHADNAVCAIFLLDFLASFKRAENRVQYMYTWGWIDLLSSIPTVDIARWGRVARAVRILRVLRGLRSTKVVATMILERRAESVLLAASLIASLLIVASSIAILQFEVPAAGNIQSAEDALWWAFGTITTVGYGESYPVTTEGRLVAATLMLAGVGLFGSFSAFLAAWFLAPDVAEEEKKIEAVHAELRELRRLLERHDEK from the coding sequence GTGATCAGACGAACCGCAAGTCGTATGGGCGCGAACGACGCGCAGACACGATCTGCAAACCGGCAGATCTTTATGCTTTTGCTCTGCCTGTATGCGCTCGCGACACTGACAGCGCAGACTGTGTTTCACCTGGATTCTACGACACGCGTCGTGCTTGACCATGCTGACAATGCGGTGTGCGCCATCTTCCTCTTGGACTTTCTTGCCAGTTTCAAACGCGCCGAGAACCGTGTCCAATACATGTACACATGGGGTTGGATCGACCTGCTGTCGAGCATTCCGACCGTTGACATCGCCCGTTGGGGACGCGTTGCGCGGGCTGTGCGAATTCTCAGGGTTCTTCGGGGTCTCCGTTCCACTAAGGTTGTTGCTACGATGATACTTGAACGGCGCGCGGAGAGCGTACTCCTCGCCGCGAGTCTCATCGCATCTCTGCTGATCGTAGCTTCCAGTATCGCAATCCTGCAGTTCGAAGTACCAGCCGCTGGCAACATCCAGTCCGCCGAAGATGCCTTGTGGTGGGCATTCGGGACTATCACTACCGTCGGGTACGGGGAGAGCTACCCCGTCACGACGGAAGGCCGACTCGTTGCCGCGACGCTCATGCTAGCTGGTGTCGGACTATTCGGCTCATTTTCGGCTTTTTTGGCGGCGTGGTTTCTCGCTCCGGACGTCGCCGAGGAAGAGAAAAAGATCGAAGCAGTCCACGCGGAACTACGAGAGCTTCGCCGGCTGCTTGAGCGCCACGACGAAAAATAG